From Macaca fascicularis isolate 582-1 chromosome 14, T2T-MFA8v1.1, a single genomic window includes:
- the P2RY2 gene encoding P2Y purinoceptor 2, with the protein MAADLGPWNGTINGTWDGDELGYRCRFNEDFKYVLLPVSYGVVCVLGLCLNAVALYIFLCRLKTWNASTTYMFHLAVSDALYAASLPLLVYYYARGDHWPFSTVLCKLVRFLFYTNLYCSILFLTCISVHRCLGVLRPLRSLRWGQARYARRVAGAVWVLVLACQAPVLYFVTTSARGGRVTCHDTSAPDLFSRFVAYSSVMLGLLFAVPFAIILVCYMLMARRLLKPAYGTSGGLPRAKRKSVRTIAIVLAVFALCFLPFHVTRTLYYSFRSLDLSCHTLNAINMAYKITRPLASANSCLDPVLYFLAGQRLVRFARDAKPPTDSSPATPARRRLGLRRSDRTDMQRIEDVLGSSEDSRRTESTPASSENTKDIRL; encoded by the coding sequence ATGGCGGCAGACCTGGGCCCCTGGAATGGCACCATCAATGGCACCTGGGATGGGGATGAGCTGGGCTACAGGTGCCGCTTCAACGAGGACTTCAAGTACGTGCTGCTGCCTGTGTCCTACGGCGTGGTGTGTGTGCTTGGGCTGTGTCTGAACGCCGTGGCGCTCTACATCTTCTTGTGCCGCCTCAAGACCTGGAATGCGTCCACCACATACATGTTCCACCTGGCTGTGTCTGATGCACTGTATGCGGCCTCCCTGCCGCTGCTGGTCTATTACTACGCCCGCGGCGACCACTGGCCCTTTAGCACCGTGCTCTGCAAGCTGGTGCGCTTCCTCTTCTACACCAATCTTTACTGCAGCATCCTCTTCCTCACCTGCATCAGCGTGCACCGGTGTCTGGGTGTCTTACGCCCTCTGCGCTCCCTGCGCTGGGGCCAGGCCCGCTACGCTCGCCGGGTGGCCGGGGCCGTGTGGGTGTTGGTGCTGGCCTGCCAGGCCCCTGTGCTCTACTTTGTCACCACCAGCGCACGTGGGGGCCGCGTGACCTGCCACGACACCTCGGCGCCCGATCTCTTCAGCCGCTTCGTGGCCTACAGCTCAGTCATGCTGGGCCTGCTCTTCGCGGTGCCCTTTGCCATCATCCTTGTCTGTTACATGCTCATGGCTCGGCGGCTGCTAAAGCCGGCCTACGGGACCTCGGGCGGCCTGCCTAGGGCCAAGCGCAAGTCCGTGCGCACCATCGCCATAGTGCTGGCTGTCTTCGCCCTCTGCTTCCTGCCCTTCCATGTCACCCGCACCCTCTACTACTCCTTCCGCTCGCTGGACCTCAGCTGCCACACCCTCAACGCCATCAACATGGCCTACAAGATCACCCGGCCGCTGGCCAGTGCTAACAGTTGCCTTGACCCGGTGCTCTACTTCCTCGCTGGGCAGAGGCTTGTACGCTTTGCCCGAGATGCCAAGCCACCCACTGACTCCAGCCCTGCCACCCCGGCTCGCCGCAGGCTGGGCCTGCGCAGATCCGACAGAACTGACATGCAGAGGATAGAAGATGTGTTGGGCAGCAGTGAGGACTCTAGGCGGACAGAGTCCACACCGGCTAGTAGCGAGAACACTAAAGATATTAGGCTGTAG